From Scylla paramamosain isolate STU-SP2022 chromosome 18, ASM3559412v1, whole genome shotgun sequence, one genomic window encodes:
- the LOC135109185 gene encoding ionotropic receptor 25a-like isoform X5 has protein sequence MAWAALGQSREARVLFLLYLAAVTLSFVAAQTGVNIMVMHEVENEQATQGIVAAVKYLQKNTGEGVTIGSQVFIPLKKGDDVEATVNETCAKLDEAIAADTKPHIVLDATSTGLISETVKSFTRALALPTFSASYGQEGDIREWRDLTEEEEKYLVQAMPPGDILVMAVRDIVETQNITNAAIIYDDTFVMDHKYKSLLLNLPCRHILTKAEQTEMDLRKQTKRLMDADIVNYFAVGTQKTISRILDAATANSMFGRKYSWYALSKGKEDIQCGCENSSVVYLRPHPSPDTRGRITMLQRDYGLTAQPIIDSVFYFDFTIRGIKAAALLAQEGKYNNFEYVRCDDYSEDNPIIRNDLDLRSALQRVTMTNTWGNLKWGMNGMTFPEIPLTMDKFLILAGRTAERKPLGEWAAGMPGTLMFKSGMNLVDHQAMTVYRVTTVRQAPFIMQKTNEEGEIEFYGYCIDLINEIKEIVEFEYEIYEAPDGKFGTMSETMEWDGMIKELVEKRADIALAPLSVMAERENVVDFTVPYYDLVGITILMKKPKVPTSLFKFLTVLEPEVWVCILFAYGFTSVLLYVFDRFSPYSYQNNKEKYKDDDEKREFTFKECLWFCMTSLTPQGGGEAPKNLSGRLVAATWWLFGFIIIASYTANLAAFLTVSRLDTPIESLDDLSKQYKVQYAPLNGSSTQTYFERMAYIEHKFYEIWKDMSLNDSMSPVERAKLAVWDYPVSDKYTKMWQSMQEAGLPTSLAGAVERVRKSTSSSEGFAYIGEATEVGYITLTSCDMLLVGEEFSRKPYAVAVTKGSPLKDQMSGA, from the exons ATGGCGTGGGCGGCGTTAGGACAGTCCAGGGAGGCGAGGGTTCTGTTCCTGCTGTACCTGGCGGCGGTGACTCTATCCTTCGTAGCGGCCCAGACCGGCGTGAACATTA TGGTGATGCACGAGGTGGAGAACGAACAGGCGACCCAGGGCATCGTGGCGGCCGTGAAGTATCTGCAGAAGAACACGGGGGAGGGAGTGACGATCGGCAGCCAGGTGTTCATCCCGCTCAAAAAAG GCGATGACGTGGAAGCGACCGTGAATGAGACGTGTGCCAAGCTGGACGAGGCCATCGCGGCGGACACCAAGCCCCACATCGTGCTGGACGCGACTTCTACGGGGCTCATCTCAGAGACTGTCAAGAGCTTCACCCGCGCCCTCGCCCTGCCCACCTTCTCCGCCTCCTACGGCCAGGAAGGAGATATCAG AGAGTGGCGGGacctgacggaggaggaggagaagtaccTGGTGCAGGCCATGCCGCCCGGTGACATCCTGGTGATGGCCGTGCGGGACATCGTGGAGACCCAGAACATCACCAACGCGGCCATCATCTACGACGACACGTtcg TGATGGACCATAAGTACAAGTCGCTGCTGCTGAACCTGCCGTGCCGCCACATCCTCACCAAGGCGGAGCAGACCGAGATGGACCTCAGGAAGCAGACCAAGAGGCTCATG GACGCCGACATCGTGAACTACTTCGCGGTGGGCACCCAAAAGACCATCAGCCGCATCCTGGACGCCGCCACAGCCAATAGCATGTTCGGGAGGAAGTATTCGTGGTATGCTCTCTCCAAG GGTAAAGAGGATATTCAATGTGGCTGCGAGAACTCCTCCGTGGTGTACCTGCGGCCCCACCCGAGCCCGGACACCCGAGGGAGGATCACCATGCTGCAGCGTGACTACGGGCTGACCGCTCAGCCTATCATcgactccgttttctatttcgACTTCACCATCAGAGGCATCAAGGCGGCCGC GCTGTTGGCGCAGGAGGGCAAGTACAACAACTTCGAGTACGTGCGGTGTGACGACTACAGCGAGGACAACCCTATCATCCGCAACGACCTCGACCTGCGCAGCGCATTGCAAAGG GTCACCATGACGAACACGTGGGGCAACTTGAAGTGGGGCATGAACGGCATGACCTTCCCGGAGATCCCCCTCACCATGGACAAGTTCCTGATCCTGGCGGGGCGCACGGCGGAACGCAAGCCCCTGGGGGAGTGGGCGGCTGGCATGCCCGGGACCCTCATGTTCAAGTCAGGCATGAACCTTGTGGATCACCAGGCGA TGACGGTGTATCGCGTGACCACAGTTCGCCAGGCGCCCTTCATCATGCAGAAGACCAACGAGGAAGGCGAGATCGAGTTCTACGGCTACTGTATCGACCTTATCAACGAGATCAAGGAAATTGTGGAGTTCga GTACGAGATTTACGAAGCTCCGGATGGCAAGTTCGGAACCATGAGTGAAACAATGGAGTGGGACGGCATGATTAAGGAGCTGGTTGagaaa AGAGCCGACATCGCCCTGGCCCCGCTGTCCGTCATGGCTGAGCGAGAGAACGTGGTGGACTTCACTGTGCCCTACTACGATCTGGTCGGCATCACCATCCTCATGAAGAAACCCAAAGTGCCCACCTCACTCTTCAAGTTCTTGACTGTGCTGGAGCCCGAGGTGTGGGTGTGCATCCTCTTCGCCTACGGATTCACCAG TGTGCTCCTGTACGTGTTCGACCGCTTCAGTCCCTACTCCTACCAGAATAACAAGGAGAAATACAAGGATGACGACGAGAAGAGAGAGTTTACCTTCAAGGAGTGTCTCTGGTTCTGCATGACTTCCCTTACCCCTCAG ggtggtggtgaggcaccCAAGAATCTTTCCGGCAGACTTGTGGCCGCGACCTGGTGGCTCTTCGGTTTCATCATCATCGCTTCCTACACTGCTAACTTGGCTGCTTTCCTGACAG TGTCACGTTTGGACACCCCGATCGAGTCCCTGGATGACCTGAGCAAGCAGTACAAGGTGCAGTACGCCCCCCTCAACGGCTCCTCCACCCAGACCTACTTCGAGCGAATGGCCTACATCGAACACAAATTCTACGA GATCTGGAAGGACATGTCTCTGAATGACTCCATGAGCCCCGTGGAGCGAGCCAAGCTGGCCGTGTGGGACTACCCGGTGAGTGACAAGTACACCAAGATGTGGCAATCCATGCAGGAGGCGGGGCTGCCCACCTCCCTCGCCGGCGCCGTGGAAAGAGTGCGAAAGTCCACCTCCTCCAGTGAAGGTTTTGCCTACATCG
- the LOC135109367 gene encoding uncharacterized protein LOC135109367, which yields MLSFTLRSSSPKPSSPDSKSHLAPHFRPISWRSTRRPSLSLPTVPPPDLPHFTNPPVIHEYLVPALVTTQRRSLSTPPSSRHSPRRSSSIHISIPHDYPTTPPPTPLT from the coding sequence ATGTTGTCCTTCACCCTGCGCTCTTCCTCCCCCAAGCCGTCCTCCCCAGACTCCAAATCCCACCTCGCCCCGCACTTCCGCCCCATCTCTTGGCGCAGCACCCGCCGCCCCAGCCTTTCCCTGCCCACCGTGCCGCCGCCTGATCTACCGCACTTCACCAACCCGCCAGTTATTCACGAGTACCTGGTGCCAGCCCTCGTCACCACCCAGCGCCGCTCACTTTCCACGCCCCCCAGCTCACGCCATTCGCCACGCCGCTCATCCTCCATTCACATCAGCATTCCTCACGACTACCCCACCACgccgccccccacccccctcaccTGA